The Pedobacter roseus genome contains a region encoding:
- a CDS encoding TlpA family protein disulfide reductase, which translates to MKFRNLLLILLLSLTFQVRAQQPTLLPQFTFYRLDGKAFSNTDIKQGKKNLFILFDCTCEHCQRESKILNTNYAKFKDVNIYMITMDEGYIIPQFFNSYAKGLNAKPNVLVLQDKKRIFIPTFLPKQYPAMYLYSPAGKLLMYQSGDGGINKLMTVVNK; encoded by the coding sequence ATGAAATTCAGAAACCTACTTTTAATCTTATTATTATCCCTTACTTTCCAGGTAAGAGCACAGCAGCCAACTTTGCTGCCACAATTTACTTTTTACCGCCTGGATGGAAAAGCTTTTTCTAATACTGATATTAAACAAGGCAAAAAGAATCTTTTTATATTATTCGATTGTACCTGCGAGCACTGCCAGCGCGAAAGTAAAATCCTGAATACCAATTATGCCAAGTTTAAGGATGTAAATATTTACATGATTACTATGGATGAAGGTTATATCATTCCGCAGTTTTTTAATTCTTATGCCAAAGGTTTAAATGCAAAACCTAATGTGCTTGTATTACAAGATAAAAAACGAATATTTATTCCAACCTTTTTACCAAAACAATACCCAGCCATGTACTTATATTCGCCAGCAGGTAAATTATTAATGTACCAATCAGGCGATGGCGGCATTAACAAGCTGATGACGGTGGTGAATAAATAA